A window of the Iodobacter fluviatilis genome harbors these coding sequences:
- a CDS encoding ethanolamine ammonia-lyase subunit EutB, translated as MKLKTQLFGKTYQFRDVKDVLAKANDPRSGDVLAGVSAASSQERVAAKHVLSEMSVADLRNNPVIPYEEDCVTRIIQDDINVAAYNSIRSKTIAELREYILSDTTSVADIDFMRKGLSSETVAAVAKLCSNADLIYGAKKMPVIKHANTTIGLPGHFSARLQPNDTRDDVRSIAAQMYEGLSYGLGDAVIGINPVTDNVENVTRMLNTVYEAIDKFAIPTQGCVLAHMSTQIEAIRKGAPGGLIFQSICGSEKGLKEFGVTLELMDEALEVGRQYNRLAGPNCLYFETGQGSALSANAHNGADQVTMEARNYGLARHYDPFLVNTVVGFIGPEYLYNDRQIMRAGLEDHFMGKLSGISMGVDCCYTNHADSNQSANESLAILLATAGCNFIMGMSMGDDIMLNYQTMAFHDTATIRQLLKLRPAPEFEAWMEKMGLMENGILTPRAGDSSIFF; from the coding sequence ATGAAATTGAAGACCCAGTTGTTTGGTAAGACCTACCAGTTTCGGGATGTGAAAGATGTGCTGGCGAAAGCCAATGATCCTCGCTCTGGCGATGTTTTAGCGGGCGTAAGTGCGGCTAGCTCGCAAGAGCGTGTGGCGGCCAAGCATGTGCTTTCTGAAATGTCGGTGGCGGATCTGCGCAATAACCCCGTGATTCCTTATGAAGAAGACTGTGTGACGCGGATTATTCAAGACGATATTAATGTCGCCGCTTACAACAGCATTCGCAGTAAAACCATTGCTGAATTGCGCGAATATATTTTGTCAGACACCACCAGCGTGGCAGACATTGATTTTATGCGTAAGGGCCTGAGCTCTGAAACGGTGGCTGCGGTTGCCAAGCTTTGCTCAAACGCAGATTTGATCTACGGCGCAAAGAAAATGCCGGTGATTAAACATGCCAATACCACGATAGGTTTGCCTGGCCATTTTAGTGCGCGTTTGCAGCCAAACGATACGCGTGACGATGTGCGCAGTATTGCAGCCCAGATGTATGAAGGTTTGTCTTATGGCTTAGGCGATGCGGTGATTGGGATTAACCCTGTAACCGACAATGTTGAAAACGTGACTCGTATGCTCAATACCGTGTACGAGGCCATCGACAAATTTGCAATCCCTACTCAAGGCTGCGTGTTGGCACATATGTCGACCCAGATCGAGGCGATTCGTAAGGGCGCACCGGGTGGGCTGATTTTTCAAAGTATTTGCGGAAGCGAAAAAGGCTTAAAAGAATTTGGTGTAACCCTGGAGCTGATGGATGAGGCACTGGAAGTGGGTCGTCAATACAACCGGCTAGCAGGGCCAAACTGCCTGTATTTTGAAACAGGGCAGGGTTCGGCACTTTCGGCCAATGCGCATAACGGTGCAGATCAGGTCACGATGGAAGCACGCAATTACGGCCTTGCCCGTCATTACGATCCATTTTTGGTGAATACGGTGGTGGGTTTTATTGGGCCTGAGTACCTCTATAACGATCGCCAAATTATGCGTGCCGGTTTAGAAGACCATTTTATGGGCAAACTGAGCGGTATCTCGATGGGCGTGGATTGTTGTTACACCAACCATGCCGATTCTAATCAGAGCGCGAATGAATCACTGGCTATTTTGCTGGCCACTGCTGGATGTAATTTCATTATGGGGATGTCGATGGGCGACGACATTATGCTGAATTATCAGACCATGGCATTCCACGATACCGCCACAATTCGTCAGTTGCTTAAGCTACGCCCAGCGCCAGAGTTTGAAGCATGGATGGAGAAAATGGGCCTGATGGAAAACGGCATATTGACGCCGCGTGCTGGTGACTCGTCAATCTTCTTTTAA